One genomic segment of Chitinophaga parva includes these proteins:
- a CDS encoding DUF4302 domain-containing protein gives MKKLIVYIALLAGFMTACKKEETEPATGQRPEERTAAALKKYQDALTGNKDGWIAYLYPDGGGGYSFYMTFSDSNRVNMIADLSFDMAADPMESSYKVRQAISPALFFDTYNYMHVLADPDANQNGGVMGWGLYSDFEFSIDTLTTDSMTMHGNLNDSKMLMVKATAAQAAAFKAGGLKSILMDMVNYTSVNQNLYLVLDGTTKVATSINFATKAVTLTWVDDKGVVNSIATPFATTLTGLTLKEPLVYNGKKITELLWDADKQELYAMVDGQKVTVQVSATPILPLHLLIGISYTDIIIPYATTYPGWGSDFVTRRAAASTSMANGPYGLRMDRLQAMFNVDNSKVTFELDIYQGSNKFIADFNYSYTKTADGVYTFTAAALSGNASLIGNDMAPLTKQRLNVDHFTLDYYVDQGTGQVLGQFKDVENPDFTFTGTLN, from the coding sequence ATGAAGAAACTGATCGTTTATATCGCTTTGCTGGCGGGTTTTATGACCGCCTGTAAAAAAGAGGAAACTGAACCGGCCACCGGACAGCGCCCCGAAGAGCGCACGGCGGCGGCTTTGAAAAAATACCAGGATGCGCTGACCGGCAATAAAGACGGGTGGATCGCATACCTGTACCCTGATGGAGGTGGCGGCTACTCCTTTTATATGACCTTCTCCGACAGTAACCGTGTGAATATGATAGCGGACCTTAGCTTTGATATGGCCGCTGATCCAATGGAAAGCAGTTACAAGGTAAGGCAGGCCATATCGCCCGCATTATTCTTTGATACGTACAACTACATGCATGTACTGGCCGACCCGGATGCCAACCAGAATGGCGGTGTGATGGGCTGGGGACTGTATTCTGATTTTGAATTCAGCATAGACACCCTCACTACCGATTCCATGACCATGCATGGTAACCTGAACGACAGCAAAATGCTGATGGTAAAAGCAACCGCGGCACAGGCGGCAGCATTCAAGGCTGGCGGGTTGAAATCCATCCTGATGGACATGGTGAACTATACCAGTGTCAACCAGAACCTGTACCTGGTATTGGATGGCACCACCAAGGTGGCCACTTCAATCAACTTTGCTACCAAGGCAGTCACTCTTACCTGGGTAGACGACAAAGGTGTTGTGAACTCCATTGCTACGCCCTTTGCCACCACGCTTACTGGCTTAACGCTGAAAGAGCCGCTGGTGTACAACGGTAAAAAGATCACGGAGCTGCTTTGGGATGCGGATAAACAGGAACTCTATGCCATGGTAGACGGACAGAAAGTGACCGTGCAGGTATCTGCTACGCCCATCCTGCCCCTGCACCTGCTCATTGGCATCAGCTACACGGATATCATTATTCCTTATGCTACTACCTACCCGGGCTGGGGATCTGACTTTGTGACCCGCAGGGCCGCAGCATCCACCTCCATGGCCAACGGCCCTTACGGTTTGCGCATGGACCGCCTCCAGGCCATGTTCAACGTGGATAATTCCAAGGTGACCTTTGAGCTGGACATTTACCAGGGCAGCAACAAGTTCATTGCAGACTTTAACTACAGCTACACGAAAACGGCGGATGGGGTGTATACCTTTACAGCAGCGGCCCTGAGCGGCAACGCTTCCCTGATCGGCAACGACATGGCCCCGCTCACCAAGCAGCGCCTGAACGTGGATCACTTCACACTGGATTATTACGTGGACCAGGGCACCGGGCAGGTGCTGGGCCAGTTCAAAGACGTGGAGAATCCCGACTTTACCTTTACGGGTACGCTGAACTAA
- a CDS encoding MFS transporter translates to MDKRVIPLAIGGLGIGTTEFTIMGLLPDIAHSLKVDIPEAGHLISAYALGVVIGAPLLIRYAVSKPPKKVLLGLMILFSLFNGLSAVVSNYGLMMVARFLSGLPHGAFFGVGTVVASRLAGKGREALYISLMFTGLTVANLAMVPLVTFIGHTYHWRFYFAIVSLIGLITIVFLAVWLPDMEVEERTHVKNELHFLTSGQTWYVLLITAIGFGGLFAWFSYITPLMTEVAGVQPAHMAYVMVLAGAGMVVGNLLGGILSDRIGAARTTVILLFLMMFALLGVFFFAQYTIVAMVLTFLCGGLSMSVSAPINIMMMESAPQAEMMGAAFMQAAFNVANAAGAFLGGIPLAMGYAYNYPSLIGVGMTFIGLLICTGYILKFTRQRKMAL, encoded by the coding sequence ATGGACAAGCGTGTTATACCACTGGCTATTGGTGGGCTGGGAATTGGTACCACAGAGTTTACGATCATGGGGTTACTGCCGGATATTGCGCATTCCCTGAAGGTGGATATTCCCGAAGCAGGCCACCTGATCTCCGCTTATGCATTGGGGGTAGTGATCGGAGCGCCCCTGCTCATCCGGTATGCGGTGAGCAAGCCGCCCAAGAAAGTGTTACTGGGATTGATGATCCTGTTTTCTTTGTTCAACGGGTTATCGGCTGTTGTATCCAATTACGGCCTCATGATGGTGGCCCGCTTTTTATCCGGCCTGCCGCACGGCGCTTTCTTTGGCGTGGGCACGGTGGTAGCTTCCCGCCTGGCGGGCAAAGGAAGAGAGGCGTTGTATATTTCACTGATGTTTACCGGGCTTACCGTGGCAAACCTGGCCATGGTGCCGCTGGTCACTTTCATTGGGCATACGTATCACTGGCGTTTCTACTTTGCCATTGTAAGCCTGATAGGGCTGATCACCATCGTGTTCCTGGCCGTTTGGCTGCCGGATATGGAAGTGGAAGAGAGAACGCACGTGAAGAATGAACTGCATTTCCTTACCAGCGGGCAAACCTGGTATGTGTTGCTGATCACCGCCATTGGCTTTGGTGGCCTGTTTGCATGGTTTAGCTACATTACCCCGCTGATGACAGAAGTAGCGGGTGTACAACCCGCGCACATGGCCTACGTGATGGTGCTGGCCGGTGCCGGTATGGTAGTGGGTAATTTACTGGGTGGTATCCTGTCCGACCGCATTGGCGCGGCCCGTACCACGGTGATCCTGTTGTTCCTGATGATGTTTGCTTTACTGGGCGTGTTCTTCTTTGCACAATACACGATCGTGGCCATGGTGCTCACCTTCCTGTGCGGAGGCTTGTCCATGTCTGTTTCTGCACCCATCAACATCATGATGATGGAATCTGCACCGCAGGCAGAGATGATGGGCGCTGCGTTCATGCAGGCCGCCTTCAACGTGGCCAATGCCGCGGGCGCCTTCCTGGGGGGCATTCCGCTGGCCATGGGATATGCATATAATTATCCTTCCCTGATCGGTGTGGGCATGACGTTCATAGGCCTGCTGATCTGCACCGGGTACATACTGAAGTTTACCCGCCAGCGCAAAATGGCGCTATAA
- a CDS encoding sensor histidine kinase has protein sequence MWNSIFVRVAAAWNNTINLGIDPSMPYIEARRTKLLNLAAVPGIFLMFVYLVLNLFNRYYGLAMLNLLNIVSMTILLVLHSRRMHLSARLIVISFSIVVYTISGLYFHNGAEYYLLLILIVVMLIYDRGWLLLCLVGLAGGCFVAVLLFPQPPLLGPPVSQYQVWSNIAVAIICMMSYLGFFKRIQADNLKSIEYQRQALLAMNKDKEKLFSILAHDIRSPLATLEGLLTMFHEGLVDDRYMTEATGILSEKITQFNRTLDNLLRWSTRNLQGIQTTPQDFGVLSLVQEVLDFFDLAIHQKKVVVKKRILQGHTIRADRDQVAVIFRNVFSNALKFSKEGGEIIIATELDGDRVSIRITDQGAGMSNRQLKSLFTSAQQPEYGTAGERGFGLGLLLSHEFAMMNNGAISVESNPGMGTTFTLVFPKGEPVQEEEEF, from the coding sequence ATGTGGAACTCTATTTTTGTGCGCGTTGCTGCAGCCTGGAACAATACCATTAACCTGGGTATAGATCCATCTATGCCCTATATCGAGGCCAGGCGCACCAAGTTGTTGAATTTGGCCGCTGTTCCCGGTATCTTCCTGATGTTCGTTTACCTGGTCCTGAATCTTTTTAACCGGTACTATGGGCTGGCGATGCTCAACCTCCTGAACATCGTGTCCATGACGATCTTGCTGGTGCTGCACAGCCGCCGGATGCACCTCAGCGCCAGGCTGATAGTGATCAGTTTCAGTATCGTGGTTTACACCATATCCGGCCTGTATTTTCACAATGGGGCGGAATACTACCTGTTGCTGATATTGATCGTTGTGATGCTGATCTATGACAGGGGGTGGTTGTTGTTGTGCCTCGTGGGGCTTGCTGGTGGCTGTTTTGTGGCGGTACTGCTATTTCCCCAGCCGCCACTGCTTGGCCCGCCCGTAAGCCAATACCAGGTGTGGTCCAATATTGCGGTGGCCATCATCTGCATGATGTCATATCTTGGTTTCTTTAAACGCATCCAGGCGGATAACCTGAAATCAATAGAGTACCAGCGGCAGGCATTGCTGGCCATGAACAAGGATAAAGAAAAACTTTTTTCCATCTTGGCACATGACATCCGTAGCCCGCTGGCCACGCTGGAAGGACTGTTGACCATGTTCCATGAAGGGCTGGTGGACGACCGGTATATGACGGAAGCCACTGGCATACTCTCGGAAAAGATCACACAGTTCAACCGTACGCTGGATAACCTGCTGAGATGGAGTACCCGGAACCTGCAGGGCATCCAGACCACTCCGCAGGATTTTGGCGTCCTGTCCCTGGTCCAGGAAGTGCTGGACTTTTTTGATCTTGCCATCCACCAGAAAAAGGTGGTTGTCAAAAAAAGGATCTTGCAGGGGCATACCATCCGGGCAGATCGTGACCAGGTGGCGGTGATCTTCCGCAATGTTTTCAGCAATGCGCTAAAGTTTAGCAAAGAGGGTGGTGAAATAATTATTGCCACGGAGTTGGATGGGGATCGTGTTTCCATCCGGATCACTGACCAGGGCGCAGGGATGAGCAACCGGCAATTAAAATCACTGTTCACCTCCGCCCAGCAGCCCGAATATGGCACCGCCGGGGAGCGGGGATTTGGGCTGGGATTGCTGCTGAGCCATGAATTTGCGATGATGAATAACGGGGCTATCAGCGTGGAAAGCAACCCGGGCATGGGCACCACTTTTACGCTCGTTTTTCCGAAAGGGGAGCCCGTGCAGGAAGAGGAAGAGTTTTAA
- the ppsA gene encoding phosphoenolpyruvate synthase, with protein sequence MHPYILGFHEPGAKNPALTGGKGANLAALSAMPGISVPAGFCITTAVYREITTHNLAFNTLLAQLETLKITDRDAIRDISANIRAAITATPLPSTLVTAMAEQLHLFKENQAFAVRSSATAEDLPHASFAGQQDSYLDITGLASLLRHVSKCMASLYTERAVIYRMQQGFDHRKVQLSVVIQQMVPAEAAGMLFTADPVTGHRKISSIDAGLGLGAALVAGMVNADHYKVSEGSIIEKKTGNGQVLTDLQALQLAELGHAIEQHFGGPQDIEWCLAGNAFYIVQSRPITTLFPLPAVPDNAYHVYVSVGHQQMMTDAMKPLGLSVFQHTAGRTMYNAGGRLFVDIAPDLAIPEKRTVLVDVLGKADPLFKDALHTLLERNHFPSPPETPAGSSAPAFHTLNDYDPSVVQELIQKNQASVQKLQEDIQTQSGAALIDFILDDIAHMRKILWDPQNFGVVMTSMNAAFWINDKMQEWLGEKNAADTLVQSAPYNITAEMGLALMGVADVIRPYPEIIAFLQQATAENFPGGLVNFNGGQQVLDAIRDFLHKYGMRCAGEIDITKTRWQEKPVTLVPVILNNIKTFAPHAAQQKFEQGLQEALEKERSLRERLLQLPDGAEKARETTRMIRLLRNLAGYREYPKYGNVARYFIYKQALLREAQQLVQLQVLQEATDIYYLTLEELRDVLDTHSVDNTLIATRKNEVLQFEKLTPPRIMTSDGEIITGAYRREHLPAGAMAGLAVSSGIVEGRARVIVNMEQADLAPGDILVTTFTDPSWTPLFVSIKGLVTEVGGLMTHGAVIAREYGLPAVVGVENATKLIRDGQRIRVNGTDGYVALLSKAP encoded by the coding sequence ACCGGGATGCCATCCGCGACATTAGCGCAAACATCCGTGCAGCCATTACAGCCACACCCCTTCCTTCCACACTTGTTACAGCGATGGCGGAGCAACTGCATTTGTTCAAAGAAAACCAGGCCTTTGCGGTACGTTCCAGCGCCACGGCAGAAGACCTTCCCCATGCATCCTTTGCAGGCCAGCAAGACAGTTACCTGGACATTACCGGCCTGGCCTCCCTCCTCCGGCATGTTAGTAAATGCATGGCATCCCTGTACACGGAACGCGCCGTGATCTACCGCATGCAGCAAGGGTTTGACCACCGCAAGGTGCAACTGTCCGTGGTGATCCAGCAAATGGTACCCGCGGAGGCGGCAGGCATGCTCTTTACTGCGGATCCTGTAACCGGGCACCGGAAAATATCGTCCATTGATGCCGGATTAGGGCTAGGAGCAGCATTGGTAGCCGGAATGGTAAACGCGGATCATTACAAGGTAAGTGAAGGCAGCATTATCGAAAAAAAGACTGGCAACGGTCAGGTGCTTACCGACCTGCAGGCCTTGCAACTGGCGGAACTGGGCCACGCCATTGAACAACATTTTGGCGGCCCACAGGATATTGAATGGTGCCTGGCGGGAAATGCTTTTTATATAGTGCAAAGCCGGCCCATCACCACCTTGTTCCCCCTACCCGCCGTGCCGGATAATGCATACCACGTTTATGTTTCCGTGGGCCACCAGCAGATGATGACAGATGCCATGAAACCACTGGGGCTATCCGTTTTCCAGCACACCGCCGGCCGCACGATGTACAATGCAGGCGGCAGGTTGTTTGTGGACATTGCACCAGACCTGGCCATTCCTGAAAAAAGAACCGTGCTGGTAGATGTTCTGGGCAAGGCGGACCCGCTTTTCAAAGATGCATTGCATACCCTCCTGGAGCGCAATCATTTTCCCAGCCCCCCGGAAACACCCGCCGGCAGTAGCGCCCCGGCCTTCCATACCCTGAACGATTATGACCCATCCGTGGTGCAGGAACTGATACAGAAAAACCAGGCATCTGTACAAAAGCTGCAAGAGGACATTCAAACACAAAGCGGTGCAGCGCTGATCGATTTCATCCTGGATGACATTGCACACATGCGTAAAATCCTGTGGGACCCGCAAAATTTTGGCGTAGTGATGACCAGCATGAATGCCGCCTTCTGGATCAATGATAAGATGCAGGAATGGCTGGGAGAAAAGAATGCGGCAGACACCCTGGTGCAATCCGCGCCCTACAACATCACTGCGGAAATGGGCCTTGCCCTCATGGGCGTAGCAGACGTAATACGCCCTTACCCGGAGATCATCGCCTTCCTGCAGCAAGCCACCGCTGAAAATTTCCCCGGTGGCCTGGTCAATTTCAACGGCGGGCAGCAAGTCCTGGATGCCATTCGTGATTTCCTGCACAAATATGGCATGCGCTGCGCCGGGGAAATAGACATCACTAAAACCCGCTGGCAGGAAAAACCGGTTACACTCGTACCGGTTATCCTCAACAATATCAAAACCTTTGCACCGCATGCCGCGCAGCAGAAATTTGAGCAGGGCCTGCAGGAAGCACTGGAAAAGGAAAGATCATTGCGGGAGCGGCTGCTGCAACTGCCGGATGGCGCGGAAAAAGCCAGGGAAACAACGCGCATGATCCGCCTGCTGCGCAACCTGGCCGGCTACCGTGAATATCCCAAGTACGGCAACGTAGCGCGCTACTTCATTTACAAACAGGCTTTGCTCCGGGAGGCACAACAACTGGTGCAGCTACAGGTATTGCAGGAAGCAACAGACATTTATTATCTCACCCTGGAAGAGCTGCGGGATGTCCTGGACACGCACAGTGTAGACAACACGCTGATCGCCACACGCAAAAATGAGGTCCTACAATTTGAGAAGCTGACACCTCCAAGGATCATGACCTCGGATGGGGAGATCATCACCGGCGCATACAGGCGGGAGCACCTGCCCGCCGGTGCCATGGCAGGCCTTGCGGTATCTTCCGGCATAGTGGAAGGAAGGGCGCGTGTGATAGTAAACATGGAGCAGGCAGACCTGGCGCCAGGCGATATCCTGGTAACAACATTTACAGATCCCAGCTGGACGCCGCTGTTTGTATCCATCAAAGGCCTGGTAACGGAAGTAGGAGGGCTCATGACCCACGGTGCGGTCATTGCCCGGGAATATGGCCTGCCGGCCGTGGTGGGCGTAGAAAACGCCACAAAACTGATCAGAGACGGGCAACGCATCCGGGTGAACGGAACTGACGGATATGTAGCGCTATTAAGCAAGGCACCCTAA